One segment of Peromyscus leucopus breed LL Stock chromosome 5, UCI_PerLeu_2.1, whole genome shotgun sequence DNA contains the following:
- the Sdr42e1 gene encoding short-chain dehydrogenase/reductase family 42E member 1 isoform X2, whose translation MDSTRFTEETVLITGGGGYFGFRLGCALNQKGVHVILFDISQPAQNLPEGVTFIRGDIRCLSDVQTAFQDTDIACVFHIASYGMSGREQLNKTLIEEVNVGGTNNVLQTCLERGVPRLVYTSTFNVIFGGQVIRNGDESLPYLPLHLHPDHYSRTKSIAEKKVLEANGLAFKQGHGVLRTCALRPAGIYGAGEQRHLPRIVSYIERGLFRFVYGDPNSLVEFVHVDNLAKAHILASEALKADKGHVASGQPYFISDGRPVNNFEFFRPLVEGLGYTFPSLRLPLTLIYCFAFLVEVTHFILGRLYNFQPFLTRTEVYKTGVTHYFSLEKARKELGYEPQVFDLQEVVEWFKAHGHGRRSGGEDSGFILWDGILVLLLALSLLTWFPSSTVLPV comes from the exons ATGGACTCCACAAGATTCACAGAGGAAACCGTCCTCATAACGGGAGGAGGCGGATATTTTGGCTTCCG CCTCGGCTGTGCTCTGAACCAGAAAGGAGTCCACGTGATTCTGTTTGACATCAGCCAACCTGCCCAGAACCTTCCAGAGGGAGTCACGTTCATCCGTGGAGACATCCGCTGCCTCTCTGACGTGCAGACAGCCTTCCAGGACACTGACATTGCGTGTGTGTTTCACATCGCCTCTTATGGTATGTCTGGGAGGGAGCAACTGAACAAAACCCTGATTGAAGAGGTCAACGTGGGCGGCACAAACAACGTCCTCCAGACCTGCCTGGAGAGAGGCGTGCCCAGGTTAGTCTACACGAGCACGTTCAATGTCATCTTTGGAGGTCAAGTCATCAGAAATGGGGACGAGTCTCTGCCTTACCTGCCTCTTCACCTGCACCCGGATCACTACTCCCGGACCAAATCCATTGCAgagaagaaggtgctggaagcCAATGGCTTGGCCTTCAAGCAAGGCCATGGCGTCCTTAGAACCTGCGCACTAAGGCCCGCTGGCATCTATGGGGCCGGAGAACAAAGGCACCTTCCCAGGATAGTGAGTTACATTGAGAGGGGCCTGTTCAGATTCGTGTACGGCGATCCCAACAGCCTGGTTGAGTTTGTCCATGTGGATAACCTGGCAAAGGCTCACATTCTGGCCTCCGAGGCTCTAAAAGCTGATAAGGGCCACGTTGCCTCTGGGCAGCCCTACTTCATCTCAGATGGCAGACCTGTGAATAACTTTGAATTCTTTCGGCCCCTGGTTGAGGGCCTGGGCTACACGTTCCCATCCCTCCGCCTGCCACTCACCCTCATCTACTGCTTTGCTTTCCTAGTGGAGGTGACCCACTTCATTCTGGGTAGGCTCTACAACTTCCAGCCTTTTCTCACCCGCACTGAGGTTTATAAGACTGGCGTCACACATTATTTCAGCTTAGAGAAAGCCAGGAAAGAGCTGGGCTATGAGCCTCAGGTGTTTGACCTGCAGGAGGTAGTGGAGTGGTTTAAAGCCCACGGTCATGGCAGACGGTCTGGAGGTGAAGACTCGGGGTTTATTCTGTGGGATGGAATTCTGGTCCTCCTCTTGGCGCTCTCTCTTCTTACCTGGTTTCCTTCTTCCACAGTTCTGCCTGTGTGA
- the Sdr42e1 gene encoding short-chain dehydrogenase/reductase family 42E member 1 isoform X1, translated as MKHKFRVSGSGEMDGLVVPLLSQMDSTRFTEETVLITGGGGYFGFRLGCALNQKGVHVILFDISQPAQNLPEGVTFIRGDIRCLSDVQTAFQDTDIACVFHIASYGMSGREQLNKTLIEEVNVGGTNNVLQTCLERGVPRLVYTSTFNVIFGGQVIRNGDESLPYLPLHLHPDHYSRTKSIAEKKVLEANGLAFKQGHGVLRTCALRPAGIYGAGEQRHLPRIVSYIERGLFRFVYGDPNSLVEFVHVDNLAKAHILASEALKADKGHVASGQPYFISDGRPVNNFEFFRPLVEGLGYTFPSLRLPLTLIYCFAFLVEVTHFILGRLYNFQPFLTRTEVYKTGVTHYFSLEKARKELGYEPQVFDLQEVVEWFKAHGHGRRSGGEDSGFILWDGILVLLLALSLLTWFPSSTVLPV; from the exons GTCTGGTTGTCCCTTTGCTATCCCAGATGGACTCCACAAGATTCACAGAGGAAACCGTCCTCATAACGGGAGGAGGCGGATATTTTGGCTTCCG CCTCGGCTGTGCTCTGAACCAGAAAGGAGTCCACGTGATTCTGTTTGACATCAGCCAACCTGCCCAGAACCTTCCAGAGGGAGTCACGTTCATCCGTGGAGACATCCGCTGCCTCTCTGACGTGCAGACAGCCTTCCAGGACACTGACATTGCGTGTGTGTTTCACATCGCCTCTTATGGTATGTCTGGGAGGGAGCAACTGAACAAAACCCTGATTGAAGAGGTCAACGTGGGCGGCACAAACAACGTCCTCCAGACCTGCCTGGAGAGAGGCGTGCCCAGGTTAGTCTACACGAGCACGTTCAATGTCATCTTTGGAGGTCAAGTCATCAGAAATGGGGACGAGTCTCTGCCTTACCTGCCTCTTCACCTGCACCCGGATCACTACTCCCGGACCAAATCCATTGCAgagaagaaggtgctggaagcCAATGGCTTGGCCTTCAAGCAAGGCCATGGCGTCCTTAGAACCTGCGCACTAAGGCCCGCTGGCATCTATGGGGCCGGAGAACAAAGGCACCTTCCCAGGATAGTGAGTTACATTGAGAGGGGCCTGTTCAGATTCGTGTACGGCGATCCCAACAGCCTGGTTGAGTTTGTCCATGTGGATAACCTGGCAAAGGCTCACATTCTGGCCTCCGAGGCTCTAAAAGCTGATAAGGGCCACGTTGCCTCTGGGCAGCCCTACTTCATCTCAGATGGCAGACCTGTGAATAACTTTGAATTCTTTCGGCCCCTGGTTGAGGGCCTGGGCTACACGTTCCCATCCCTCCGCCTGCCACTCACCCTCATCTACTGCTTTGCTTTCCTAGTGGAGGTGACCCACTTCATTCTGGGTAGGCTCTACAACTTCCAGCCTTTTCTCACCCGCACTGAGGTTTATAAGACTGGCGTCACACATTATTTCAGCTTAGAGAAAGCCAGGAAAGAGCTGGGCTATGAGCCTCAGGTGTTTGACCTGCAGGAGGTAGTGGAGTGGTTTAAAGCCCACGGTCATGGCAGACGGTCTGGAGGTGAAGACTCGGGGTTTATTCTGTGGGATGGAATTCTGGTCCTCCTCTTGGCGCTCTCTCTTCTTACCTGGTTTCCTTCTTCCACAGTTCTGCCTGTGTGA